The following are encoded together in the Vibrio splendidus genome:
- a CDS encoding type B 50S ribosomal protein L31: MKPNIHPDYRTVVFHDTSVDEYFLIGSTLKTERTIEWEDGNTYPYFTIEVSAKSHPFYTGKQRVLHKEGRVANFTRRFGQLGKGAK; this comes from the coding sequence ATGAAACCGAATATCCACCCTGACTACCGCACAGTGGTGTTCCACGACACCAGTGTTGATGAGTACTTCTTGATTGGCTCAACGTTGAAAACAGAACGTACTATCGAATGGGAAGATGGCAATACTTACCCTTATTTCACGATTGAAGTGTCTGCAAAGTCGCACCCTTTCTATACGGGTAAACAGCGAGTGCTACATAAAGAGGGACGTGTTGCTAACTTTACTCGTCGCTTTGGTCAATTAGGTAAGGGAGCGAAATAG
- the ykgO gene encoding type B 50S ribosomal protein L36 codes for MKVVKSLKSAKSRHPDCQIVKRRGRHYVICKSNPRFKAVQK; via the coding sequence ATGAAAGTTGTAAAATCACTTAAAAGTGCGAAAAGCCGTCATCCAGATTGCCAAATAGTAAAGCGCAGAGGCCGTCACTATGTCATCTGTAAATCCAACCCGAGATTCAAAGCGGTTCAAAAATAG
- a CDS encoding proline--tRNA ligase yields the protein MRTSNYLLSTLKETPNDAEVISHQLMLRAGMIRKLASGLYTWLPTGLRVLRKVENIVRQEIDNAGAVEILMPVVQPFELWEETGRSEKMGPELLRFTDRHSRPFVLSPTAEEVVTSLVRNEISSYKQLPLNLYQIQTKFRDERRPRFGVMRAREFSMMDAYSFDIDKEGLEKSYQAMHDAYCKAFDRMGLEYRPVLADSGAIGGSGSQEFHVLAESGEDLIAFSSESDYAANIEKAEALAPTEEVAAPTQEMELVDTPNAKTIAELVEQHDLAIEKTVKTLFVKASDEVDADIIALIIRGDHELNEVKAENLPQVASPLEMASEEEIRALVGAGPGSLGPVGLELPFIVDRSVAVMSDFGAGANVDGKHYFGINWGRDVELAQVEDLRNVIEGDLSPCGQGTIQLKRGIEVGHIFQLGNTYSKAMNCNVLGPDGKSVILEMGCYGIGVSRVVASAIEQNHDKFGITWPDALAPFQVAIVPMNMHKSERVKEAAEKLYAELTAMGIEVLFDDRKERPGVMFKDIELVGIPHTIVIGDRSMDEGNFEYKNRRTGDKEVIAIDTVIEHLKAQLA from the coding sequence ATGCGTACCAGTAACTACCTTCTTTCTACTCTGAAAGAGACTCCAAACGACGCAGAAGTTATCAGCCACCAGCTGATGCTACGTGCAGGTATGATCCGTAAGCTAGCTTCAGGTTTATATACTTGGCTACCTACTGGTCTACGTGTACTGCGTAAAGTCGAAAATATCGTTCGCCAAGAGATCGATAATGCAGGTGCCGTTGAAATCTTGATGCCCGTAGTTCAACCGTTTGAGCTTTGGGAAGAGACTGGCCGTTCTGAAAAGATGGGTCCTGAGCTACTTCGTTTCACAGACCGTCATTCTCGTCCATTTGTTCTTAGCCCAACAGCTGAAGAAGTAGTGACGAGCCTAGTACGTAACGAGATCAGCTCTTACAAACAGCTACCTCTAAACCTGTACCAAATCCAGACTAAATTCCGTGATGAGCGCCGCCCTCGTTTTGGCGTAATGCGTGCACGTGAATTCTCGATGATGGATGCGTACAGCTTTGATATCGACAAAGAAGGCTTAGAAAAGTCTTACCAAGCGATGCACGATGCTTACTGTAAAGCATTCGACCGCATGGGCCTTGAGTACCGTCCAGTATTGGCAGACTCTGGCGCAATCGGCGGCAGCGGCTCTCAAGAGTTCCACGTTCTTGCTGAAAGCGGCGAAGACCTAATCGCATTCTCTTCTGAATCTGATTACGCAGCGAACATCGAGAAAGCAGAAGCACTAGCTCCTACTGAAGAAGTTGCAGCGCCTACTCAAGAGATGGAACTGGTTGATACGCCAAACGCAAAAACAATCGCAGAGCTTGTAGAGCAGCACGATCTAGCAATCGAGAAGACCGTTAAGACTCTATTCGTTAAAGCTTCTGATGAAGTAGATGCAGACATCATCGCACTGATCATCCGTGGTGATCACGAACTGAACGAAGTGAAAGCTGAAAATCTTCCACAAGTAGCTTCTCCGCTAGAGATGGCTTCTGAAGAAGAAATCCGTGCACTTGTTGGTGCAGGCCCTGGTTCACTAGGTCCTGTTGGCCTAGAGCTACCATTCATCGTTGACCGCTCTGTAGCAGTAATGAGTGACTTCGGCGCTGGCGCAAACGTAGATGGTAAGCACTACTTCGGCATCAACTGGGGTCGTGACGTTGAGCTTGCTCAAGTTGAAGACCTACGTAACGTTATTGAAGGCGACCTAAGCCCATGTGGTCAAGGTACTATCCAACTTAAGCGTGGTATCGAAGTTGGTCACATCTTCCAACTAGGTAATACTTACTCTAAAGCAATGAACTGTAACGTGCTTGGTCCTGATGGTAAGAGCGTAATCCTAGAAATGGGTTGTTACGGTATCGGTGTTTCACGTGTTGTTGCATCGGCTATCGAGCAAAACCACGATAAATTCGGTATCACTTGGCCAGACGCACTAGCACCGTTCCAAGTTGCTATCGTACCAATGAACATGCACAAATCTGAGCGCGTTAAAGAAGCCGCTGAGAAGCTATACGCTGAATTAACCGCTATGGGTATCGAAGTACTATTCGATGACCGTAAAGAGCGCCCAGGTGTTATGTTTAAAGATATCGAGCTTGTGGGTATTCCTCACACTATCGTTATCGGCGATCGCAGCATGGACGAAGGTAACTTCGAATACAAAAACCGTCGTACTGGTGATAAAGAAGTTATCGCAATAGACACGGTTATCGAGCACCTTAAAGCTCAACTAGCTTAG
- a CDS encoding tellurite resistance TerB family protein, with the protein MDIKSLLNQALKSDLVKQGTQKLSQGSSSLSGLTQGSNGKSINKSTLGTFGAGAVGGGLLGALMGSKKTKKMGKKAAGIGGAAALGALAYKVYNDYQSKQGQRPNAEQAQFDESDSNHSVLILRSMIAASKADGHVDEEEMAKIEQAVENMGADYQLTKLVSEELHKPLDPSEIAQLATSPQQASEIYLASLIVADEQNFMEKAYLKELAKQLNLADEVTYQLEQQISG; encoded by the coding sequence ATGGATATCAAAAGCTTACTGAACCAAGCACTTAAATCAGATCTCGTTAAACAAGGCACTCAGAAACTTTCACAAGGGTCTTCAAGTTTAAGTGGCCTAACTCAAGGCAGCAATGGCAAGAGTATCAACAAAAGCACGCTCGGAACCTTCGGTGCAGGCGCAGTTGGCGGCGGACTGTTAGGTGCATTAATGGGCTCTAAGAAAACCAAGAAAATGGGTAAGAAAGCCGCTGGTATTGGTGGCGCAGCGGCACTGGGTGCACTCGCTTACAAGGTCTATAACGATTACCAGTCTAAACAAGGCCAAAGACCGAATGCCGAACAAGCTCAATTTGATGAGAGCGACTCAAACCATAGTGTGCTGATTCTAAGATCTATGATTGCTGCGTCCAAAGCCGATGGTCATGTCGATGAGGAGGAAATGGCCAAGATCGAGCAAGCGGTCGAAAATATGGGCGCGGACTATCAACTGACTAAACTGGTCTCTGAAGAACTGCACAAGCCACTCGACCCAAGTGAGATTGCTCAGCTCGCGACCTCACCTCAACAAGCGAGTGAGATCTATTTAGCGTCTTTGATTGTGGCTGACGAGCAGAACTTTATGGAGAAGGCCTACCTCAAAGAGTTAGCCAAGCAACTCAACCTTGCAGATGAAGTTACTTATCAACTTGAACAGCAGATATCTGGTTAA
- a CDS encoding AbgT family transporter, with protein MSSSASIKNNSPKKPIFTRFLDGVEYLGNLLPHPITLFAIFCVAILVSSGIAGYFEVSVMDPRPEGASGRAADGMIHVVSLLNAEGLQLIVTNLVSNFVGFAPLGTVLVAMLGVAIAEHSGLLSAAMRGMVMGASQRMVTVTVVFAGIISNTASELGYVVLIPLAAMLFHSLGRHPLAGLAAAFAGVSGGYSANLLIGTVDPLLSGITETAAQMLDPSYSVGPESNWYFMFVSTFFISIAGALVTEKIVEPKLGKYNDEDASEDLSNDSMGKLTAIEKKGLKLAGVAVLIVSALLAWTVVPADGVLRSEAGTISGSPFLKSIVAFIFVFFAIPGFVYGKVTGSMKNDRDVINAMATSMSSMGMYIVLVFFAAQFVAFFKWTNFGQVVAVGGATFLQDIGLTGPMLFFAFILMCGFINLMIGSASAQWAVTAPIFVPMLMLVGYAPETIQAAYRIGDSTTNIITPMMSYFGLILAVATRYMKNLGIGTLIATMLPYSMVFMFGWSILFYLWVFVFGLPVGPGAATYYTP; from the coding sequence ATGAGTTCATCAGCTTCAATAAAAAACAACTCGCCAAAGAAACCAATTTTTACCCGCTTTCTCGATGGCGTTGAATATTTGGGGAACCTTTTACCCCACCCAATCACTCTTTTCGCAATCTTCTGTGTCGCAATCCTAGTCTCTTCAGGAATTGCTGGTTACTTCGAAGTATCTGTAATGGATCCTCGCCCAGAAGGTGCTAGCGGTCGTGCTGCTGATGGCATGATCCACGTTGTAAGCTTACTTAATGCTGAAGGCTTACAACTCATCGTAACGAATCTAGTTTCGAACTTTGTTGGCTTTGCGCCACTTGGTACCGTGCTTGTTGCAATGCTAGGTGTTGCGATTGCTGAACACTCAGGTCTATTATCTGCGGCAATGCGCGGCATGGTAATGGGCGCATCTCAGCGCATGGTTACTGTAACCGTGGTATTTGCCGGTATTATCTCTAACACGGCATCTGAGCTGGGTTACGTAGTTCTTATCCCTCTTGCAGCAATGCTTTTCCACTCATTGGGTCGTCACCCATTAGCAGGTCTAGCGGCAGCATTTGCTGGTGTATCTGGTGGTTATTCTGCAAACCTACTTATCGGTACGGTTGATCCACTGCTTTCTGGTATTACAGAAACAGCGGCACAAATGCTTGATCCTTCTTACTCTGTTGGCCCTGAATCAAACTGGTACTTCATGTTTGTTTCGACCTTCTTTATCTCGATTGCCGGTGCATTGGTAACAGAGAAGATTGTTGAACCTAAGTTAGGTAAATACAACGATGAAGACGCGTCTGAAGATCTTTCAAATGACTCAATGGGTAAGCTTACTGCAATTGAGAAGAAAGGCCTTAAGCTAGCGGGTGTTGCTGTATTAATCGTGAGCGCACTTTTAGCTTGGACTGTGGTTCCTGCTGACGGTGTTTTGCGTTCAGAGGCAGGTACGATTTCAGGTTCTCCATTCCTGAAAAGTATCGTCGCGTTTATCTTTGTATTCTTTGCTATTCCTGGCTTTGTTTACGGCAAAGTTACGGGTTCAATGAAGAATGACCGTGATGTGATTAATGCAATGGCAACGTCTATGTCTTCAATGGGCATGTACATCGTTCTTGTATTCTTTGCTGCACAGTTTGTTGCTTTCTTTAAGTGGACGAACTTCGGTCAAGTGGTCGCTGTAGGCGGCGCAACATTCCTTCAGGATATTGGCCTAACGGGTCCAATGTTGTTCTTCGCATTCATCCTAATGTGTGGCTTCATTAACCTGATGATCGGTTCAGCTTCTGCACAGTGGGCAGTAACAGCGCCAATCTTCGTTCCAATGCTAATGCTAGTAGGCTACGCACCTGAAACGATTCAAGCGGCTTACCGTATCGGTGATTCAACAACGAACATCATTACACCAATGATGAGCTACTTCGGTCTTATCCTTGCCGTAGCAACTCGCTACATGAAGAACCTAGGTATCGGTACACTGATCGCGACCATGTTGCCTTACTCAATGGTATTCATGTTCGGTTGGAGCATCTTGTTCTACCTATGGGTATTCGTATTTGGTCTACCAGTAGGTCCTGGCGCCGCAACGTACTACACGCCTTAG
- the tsaA gene encoding tRNA (N6-threonylcarbamoyladenosine(37)-N6)-methyltransferase TrmO, with protein sequence MYSIEPIGFIESPYKEKFAVPRQPRLVPTSTSRVRLVDAANCLESVRDIEQFSHVWLLFLFDKNLEAGWKPTVRPPRLGGNERIGVFASRATFRPNGIGMSAVELKGVSQEKGQTWLDLGSVDLVDGTPIIDIKPYIPYSDSIPDALGGFAADEPEVLDVNFSQQAQSKLSGHPQARHIIQVIKEVLGQDPRPAYKKGKPDSKEYAVNLFDLNVKFVVETLFINVTDIERF encoded by the coding sequence ATGTACTCCATTGAACCTATTGGCTTTATAGAGTCTCCCTATAAAGAGAAGTTCGCGGTACCCAGGCAGCCTAGATTGGTGCCAACATCCACCTCAAGAGTCAGGTTGGTTGACGCAGCAAACTGCCTTGAGTCTGTTCGAGATATTGAGCAATTTAGCCATGTGTGGTTGTTGTTTTTGTTCGATAAGAACCTTGAAGCAGGCTGGAAACCAACCGTGAGGCCACCTCGCCTTGGCGGCAATGAACGTATTGGTGTCTTCGCGTCTCGTGCCACATTCAGACCCAATGGAATTGGCATGTCTGCGGTTGAACTCAAAGGTGTATCTCAAGAGAAAGGGCAGACTTGGTTGGATCTTGGCAGCGTCGACTTAGTAGACGGCACACCGATCATCGACATCAAGCCTTATATCCCCTACTCAGATTCGATCCCGGATGCATTGGGAGGGTTTGCCGCCGATGAACCAGAAGTGTTAGATGTGAACTTCTCGCAGCAAGCCCAAAGTAAGCTGTCTGGTCACCCACAGGCGCGCCATATCATTCAGGTGATCAAAGAAGTGCTAGGCCAAGATCCACGACCCGCCTATAAGAAAGGCAAGCCAGACAGTAAAGAATATGCGGTAAATTTGTTCGATCTTAACGTGAAATTCGTTGTTGAAACGCTTTTCATCAATGTTACCGACATTGAACGCTTTTGA